The genomic DNA AAGGGAGAAATAGAGGAGGTATATTGAGTTGTATTTGTACGAGCCTTCATTCAAGATGCGTGTCGTATTTTTTTGGTGTATGAATTGGCAAAATATGGGGATACAGCAGGAGTTCTAAATGTGAAAGGAGTAACCCTGCCttgcctgtgtttgtgcttgGCAGGAGGTGGTGTATCAGGAGGAAACGGTGACTGCCTCCAAGGTGCTGGAGAATGTCGAGGTCGTAGAGGTTCAGATTTCACAAGTGGACAACATGTTCCGCTGCAGCAAGTGTGACCGTAGCTTCAAGTTGTACTACCACCTCAAGCAGCATTTGAAAACGCACCTGGGCTTGCTGGAAAAACCCCATGTGTGCAGCCACTGCGGTAAAGCCTACACGCGGGAGGGCGCCTTGAAGCAGCACATCAGCACGTTTCACTTTGATGCAGAGGAACTGTCTCAAAACCAGAAGCCCCAGAAAAAAGTCCATGTTTGTGAATACTGTAAAAAACACTTTGACCACTTCGGGCACTTTAAGGAGCACTTGCggaaacacacaggtgagaatgaaaaataattattttcagtttctcaATGTTCAAATTACTCAACTTATTACTTTGATAATTGGATATAATTGTCTTGCTGTTACACATCTtcaactgaaacacaaactcggctatttctctctgcaggtgaaaAACCCTATGAGTGTCCAGATTGCCATGAGCGATTTGCAAGGAACAGCACACTGAAGTGCCATATGGCCGCCTGTCAGAATGGGGCTGGAGCCAAGAAAGGACGGAAGAAGCTCTATGAATGCCAGGTACAGTTTGTCCAGAATCAGGGCTGTCAAGCACTCCCCCCACCAGTGCAGTGTCAACAGTAGAAAAAGACCATCCAAATATTTTTTGTCACATTATATTAATGTATGTATCCACTTAATGCAGAAATGCAACATAATATGTGTAGACTGATGTACTGACACAGAATTTTCTGCTGTATTGTCATACAGATTCTTTGTTCGTGGTGGTTTCTTGGGAGATGTAGTGTAAAAAGTAATCTTTATTGCCACAGCAGAAACTGTAACATCAAAGTGGTGACAAGAgattctgttttcactgatttaatgtctttttttctctcctcctccatcaggtCTGCAGCAGTGTATTCAACAGCTGGGACCAGTTCAAAGACCATCTTGTGAGCCACACAGGGATCAAACCCAACCACTGCACCATGTGTGATATGTGGTTCACCCACCCAAAAGACCTAAAGGCCCACCTCAAGCATGTCCATTCCACCGAGGACGACAAGTCAAGTGAGGAAGTGGTCATCACTGActctgctgccgccgccgccctCGCCATTGCCACACAGAGCATAGAAGGAGCAGAAACAGTCCTGTTAGATGATGGAATCCAGGTGGAGCACGTCACAGTGGAGCCCGTGGAtgtgatggagatggaggagactGCGACTGTAGTGGTGGAGGACGGTGGTGTGACAGAGATGTGCGAGGAAGATGTGGAGAGGTTAAAGCAGGCCGGCGTGCAGATCCAGGTGGTGCACGTGACCACGACTGAAGTAGACGGGCAGCAGGTGGTGAACTCTCAAGTGGAAGTAGAGATGGAGGGTGAAATGGTGAACGTTGAGGAGGCAGAACAAGCGGTGGTCGTATGAGAATGTGAGAAGGACCGTGTCTTCGGGTGTATTCACACATGTAGCTCGTTTGCGTTGTTTCGATTCAGGGGCTTCAGTGATACCTTGTTGCATTTCAGTTCTGGTCTAGTTCCTGTTCACACTGACTTTTTACAAACGAGCCAAGAGGAGTAGACATGAAGTTATACTGACTGatgatgtgtgtatttatgtttttggtGTCGCAAAGAGTTCACAAAGAAATTACTGATATAagcattattagtattattgcACTGAAATTCTACTGCGTGTTATGAATTTTGACGGGTATCGACAGGATGAAAAGGAGGCATCTTGTAGGATGATTCAGGGATCGTTACTGTGGGATTGCTGTGCAGGATACCAGCTCAGCAGTtttaacaacagaaaacacCCCTGCTGACATGCATATGTGCTTCCATGGTTATCAGATGAGTTGCGTagatacatacataaatacagatCAATTATATGCTCACTTCCTGAACAGATTTCACGATCAGCAGAACGCTCTTTGGAGGGGAAACACTCCTGGTTTTGACACAACTGCTCCAAATGACACGTGTGAATATACCCTCAGATGACCTGCAGGGCGCTCTGTCAGTCCTGAGCTGCTGCATTATCCTGT from Chaetodon trifascialis isolate fChaTrf1 chromosome 6, fChaTrf1.hap1, whole genome shotgun sequence includes the following:
- the znf131 gene encoding zinc finger protein 131, encoding MAAEVEVDGGNEYPAHYKVMMDKLNEQRQLDQFTDITLIVDGHQFRAHKAVLAACSQFFHKFFQDFTQEPLVEIEGVSNTAFRQLMEFTYTATLAVAGQEEAFDVWKAAEYLQMQEAIKALNNKMNDNPSLTAKSKGKKRKIAETSNVITETLPSVEREQVEIVVIGEGAIEVEETGLEEVVDEAKNAQAASDDSALALLADITSKYQQEDSTLQVIKKGEIEEEVVYQEETVTASKVLENVEVVEVQISQVDNMFRCSKCDRSFKLYYHLKQHLKTHLGLLEKPHVCSHCGKAYTREGALKQHISTFHFDAEELSQNQKPQKKVHVCEYCKKHFDHFGHFKEHLRKHTGEKPYECPDCHERFARNSTLKCHMAACQNGAGAKKGRKKLYECQVCSSVFNSWDQFKDHLVSHTGIKPNHCTMCDMWFTHPKDLKAHLKHVHSTEDDKSSEEVVITDSAAAAALAIATQSIEGAETVLLDDGIQVEHVTVEPVDVMEMEETATVVVEDGGVTEMCEEDVERLKQAGVQIQVVHVTTTEVDGQQVVNSQVEVEMEGEMVNVEEAEQAVVV